GGAGCGCGGAGATTCCGGACGCCGGGATCGAGCGGTCGTAGAAGTCGGACGCGGCGGAGTACGTCTCGCGCTGCAGGGCGCCCTGGGCGGTGCGGCCCGGGGTGGCGCCGGGGAGGTGGCACTGGTCCTCGGAGAAGCTCGCGCAGCCCGCGTACACGAGCATCGCCTCCTTGTAACCGCGGCGCCGCAGAGATACGGAGGAGGCCGGTGAGCCCGCGCGGTCGGCCAGCCGGTCGAGGGTGTTCTGCAGGTCGGAGTAGGTGCCGAGGGAGAACGCGGCCACGGAGACGGAGGGGTTGCGCCCGCCCGCGGCCTGCTCCAGGTGCGCGGACGACCAGATCTCGTCGGGCTGGTCGGGGCCCCACTCCTGCCAGGCGGCGACGACGGCGGCCGCCTTCGACCAGGGCCAGGTGAGATAGGCGCCGACGGTCTGCGGGGCGGGGTGGGTCCGGAAGGTGAGGTCGGTGACCACCCCGAAGTTGCCGTTGCCTGCCCCGCGCAGGGCCCAGAAGAGGTCCTTGTTGGCGGAGGAGCTGGCGGTGAGGCGTTTGCCGTCGGCGGTGATGAGGGTCGCCGAGGTGAGGTTGTCGCAGGTCAGTCCGTAGGCGCGGGAGGCGACACCGTGGCCGCCGCCGAGCGTGAGGCCGGATATGGCGACGGTGGGGCAGGAGCCGCCGGGGATCGTACGGGAGGAGGCGGCGAGGGTGTCGTAGACGTCGACGAGGCGGGCGCCGGCGCCGATGGTGCCGGTGGAGGGGCTGATGCGGTTCAGCTTCGACACGTCGATGACCAGGCGGCCCGTGCCCGAGGACCAGCCCGCGTAGGAGTGGCCGCCGCTGCGGATGGAGACCGGGGTGCGGTGGGCGCGGGCGAAGGCCAGGCATTCGCGGATGTCGTCGTCGTTCGCGACGTAGGCGACGGCGGTGGGCTTCTGGTCGTCGAAGCGGGTGTTGTAGAGCTGGCGGGCGGTGGCGTAGGCGGAGTCGCCGGGGCGGACGAGCTTGCCCTGGAGGCCGCTCGCGAGGGCGGACCAGGTGGGGGCCTTGGTCGGGGTGGGGGTGCTGCTGGGCGTGCGGGGTGGGGTGGAGCGGGATGCGGCGGGCTGGGTGTCCGGGTCGCTGGTGCAGGCGGCGGCGGCCAGGGCGGGGGTGGCGGCTAGCAGGGTGCGGCGGCGCATGTGGTGACCTCCTGGGTCGCTTTCGCGGACCGGCGTCCCGGTTGTGCCCACCCGTTCCGCCCTGCGGAACGACTGCCCACAACCTGTGGGGTTCAGGCGTTGGCGCTGGACGCCTCGTGCTCGCTCGCGTCCGTGCGCGCCCGGTCCCGGGAGCGGCGCGCCGGGCCCGTCCAGCCGCAGCTGCAGCGGGCTATGCAGAACGCGCCTCGTTCGGTGGTGGTGGTCAGGTGCTGGTGTGGGGGGTCTGCCGGTGACACGCGTTTCACGGTACCGGGGGTGTGCCGAAGGGCGACGGGCGGTGGTGCCACCCGGCGGACGGAGTCCGGCGCAGCGGCCCGAAGCCCGTGAGGCCCCCCGGGGCCGAGCGGTGCGAGGGGCGCGTGAAAAAACGTGACGGGTGGCCCGGGGCGTCGTTATGCGGGACGGGTGGGGTGTGACAAGTGGTGGTCGGGCGTTGGGGGTTGGCAGGCGATGCTGGTGCGGCAGTACGGGTGGAGGAGCGGGGCCTGTGGGGCCTCTGTTGCGGTGGTGATCGCTGCCGTCGCCGGGTGTTCTCCGCGCGCGGGCGCCGTCGCCGACGACCGGAGCGACACCGGGGCCGTCCAGGGAGCCGCCGCCGCGCTGGTGCGGGCCGGGAGCGCCAAGGCGCGTACGTCCATGGAGATGGCGTCCGGCGGGACACGGGTGACCATCAGCGGGACCGGTACGTACGACTTCCGCAAGCGGATGGGGATGCTCAGGGTCGTCCTGCCCCAGGACGCGGCCGGCGCGCAGGAGCACCGGCCGATCACCGAACTCCTCGCGCCCAGCGCGCTCTACATGAAGAACCGGGGCGCGGGCGTCCCCGCCGACAAGTGGGTGCGGGTCGACACCAGGACCCTCTCCGACGGGAATCTCGTGACGGGCGGCGCCACCGACCCCCTGATCGCCGCCGAACTGCTGCGCGGCGCGCGCAAGGTGAGTTACGTCGGCAAGGAAGAGCTCGACGGGGTTCGCGTACGGCACTACCGCGGTGTCACCGCTGCGGCGAAAGGGTTCGCCAAACGGGATGTGCCCTTCGACGCGTACCTCGACGACGAGGGCCGGCTGCGCAAGGTGCGCCACCGCTTCAGCTTCGTCAACGAGGGCAAGACCGTCGAGGTCGCCTCCACCACCGTGCTGTACGGATTCGGGGCGCCGGTGGCCGTCGAACTGCCCGCCGCGGCGGACATCTATGCCGGAAAGATTCGCTGAGGATCAGTCGGAAATGGTCCGTCCGTGCCATGCGCGGGGCGTGTTCGGATCCCTACGCTGGGAAGCCGACGACGGCAGAGAGAGGTGATGCACGTGCCGGGGTTGCGCACTATGAGTGTCCAGGAGCACGTGGCCCTCGCCGAGATCGAGCTGTGCGGTGAGTTGATGATCGCGGCGGCGGACGCCGCCGAGGAGAGGCTCAGCGCGGACCGTATCGACGAGGTGCTGATGAGGGTGTCGGCGGACGCCGACAAGTAGGGGGCGGTGCGCGGCCCGGTCCGTGCCGCGCTCCCCCCGGCCGGGGACCGCCCGGTTCACGTACGCAGCAGCCGGGCGATCGCCTTTGTCGCTTCCTCGACCTTCGCGTCGATCTCCTCGCCGCCCTTGACCGCGGCATCGGCCACGCAGTGGCGCAGGTGCTCCTCCAGGAGCTGGAGCGCGAAGGACTGGAGGGCCTTGGTGGACGCCGAGACCTGGGTGAGTAT
The sequence above is drawn from the Streptomyces sp. NBC_01465 genome and encodes:
- a CDS encoding metal-sensitive transcriptional regulator, which produces MTATEATEPLTPHDAGVHGYHHQKDEHLKRLRRIEGQIRGLQRLVDEDVYCIDILTQVSASTKALQSFALQLLEEHLRHCVADAAVKGGEEIDAKVEEATKAIARLLRT
- a CDS encoding FAD-binding oxidoreductase codes for the protein MRRRTLLAATPALAAAACTSDPDTQPAASRSTPPRTPSSTPTPTKAPTWSALASGLQGKLVRPGDSAYATARQLYNTRFDDQKPTAVAYVANDDDIRECLAFARAHRTPVSIRSGGHSYAGWSSGTGRLVIDVSKLNRISPSTGTIGAGARLVDVYDTLAASSRTIPGGSCPTVAISGLTLGGGHGVASRAYGLTCDNLTSATLITADGKRLTASSSANKDLFWALRGAGNGNFGVVTDLTFRTHPAPQTVGAYLTWPWSKAAAVVAAWQEWGPDQPDEIWSSAHLEQAAGGRNPSVSVAAFSLGTYSDLQNTLDRLADRAGSPASSVSLRRRGYKEAMLVYAGCASFSEDQCHLPGATPGRTAQGALQRETYSAASDFYDRSIPASGISALLARSEAFSAQSAGAGSIALTALGGAINRVDPSATAFVHRRSRFLAQYIASWRPGTSGSTQQNWLKDTHSAMRRYASGGAYQNYTDPTLTDWRSAYFGDAAARLTALKKQYDPEKVFNYPQSL